The window CAGCGGCGGCATGGACgacgagctcggctacgtctacagcgaggaggagcaggaggagcaggagctggaggaggaggcgaggaggaggaggaggaggagcctgcgCCTGTTCCGGCAAAGAGgcacaagaagaagaagcgggcggcgagGTCAGGCGAGCCACGCATCAAGTGggtgtccaaggaggaggaatgcctcaccgaagcatggaaagtcgtctgcctcgacccgaccaccggcatgAACCAGAGCATCGAGACGTACTGGGAGCGCATCAAAGGCGAGTTCgagcctacttcaaaggcgtctacatgcagcgcggctcgaaggcgatggcgaaccattgggggcgtatccaggggcgtgcaacaaatggcatggggtcgtcgaggaggtcgcggctcacccggagagcggcgccagcattgaggatcaggtacgcCACGCCGGTCTCCTGCCTCTCTTCGCCATGtacgcccgccaactgtttgttcctccgcAGGCCCTGTACCGGCAGAGCAACAGTGACACcgaattcaagtacctccacgtttacaagcgcattgacaagtgtgagaagtgggcggaagtccggcgcaccctcgacaaggccaaggagacctacaagccggacgcgccgactcctggcgcatcggaagggcggccggacggcaacaaaggtgccaagaaggggaaacacgccgACGTGGCCACCgctcgagtgcaggagtccatcgagcactgcctcgccgacgcgcaggcccgggccgtccttcgtgaagagaagaccgaggcgtggTGGTCGACGTTGATGTCGAgcagcgccgtcaagctcgacctactccggaccaatgtcgccgcgaagaagagaaacaccgacctggctttcctgctgggcggggcaggaatgctccagagcaccgacgaggCGGACAAGGCGTGGTACTTGGTGGAGCGCGGCCTCATTCTGAACCAGCTTCCCTCGACGACGACGCCGACGCcaacgccgccgccaagcccgcgtGATGACGCCTCCACGATGCCCAACAGCaccgaagccgcgccgacacagcccagcgcagaagcagctccgacaccgccaaGCCCGCACACGCCGACTCCGCCGACCCCGTCGAGTGATGCGTTGCGCAAGCGAACTTGTGCCGCTCTATTTTTTGTACGCCTGATCATATTCGATCCCCGAACTGTGACTTGTGATCGCCGGACTTGTGGCGTCTTTTGTGAGCGAGAACGACCAAGTTCGAATTTTCTGCGTCCTGGGGCCGGCGCCTGGGGGCGTTACTGGGAGCTAGGTcacccccaggggccgaactagtgCCGGTTCACCCCCAAACTGCTCTTTTTTAGcggcctggggggccgaacggctggagatgctcttagagagttaaccgtggagataatacccccggCGGACCCAACGGCCGTCAGTTCAACCGAGAGATTAAGTGGCCGAGGAAGAAAGGTACGCAATTTAGGGACGGAGAGAGATTCTAGCTTTGATTCTTGGATCAGCGCAACAGAGGGGTTACCGGAGATTAGCTCGGACAGAACGTCTTTGCAGTTATCGCAGTCGCCTAGGCCGCGAACGTTCCAGGATAAAATAGAGAAGGCAGATTGATTCCATAAGCAAACTCGATTACACCACGGACCGGATTGCGAGACAGCAACGAAATACAGGGGGGTATCGTGAGTCCAGCCGACGTGGACCTAAGAAGACTACGGCGGGGAAATGAAAAAGGGCGCGGCTGCATGCGCAAGATGCAAAAACACCCATTCCAAGCCAAGGGCGCTCGCTCCGGGTGGCAGGGAATCCGCGATCATGGCGAGGGCAGGGATTGATCATGTATGATCAAGTGTATCTAGTAAACATTAGCGGTGGTAACCCGGCTCAGCTTAGCTTGATGTTTTGCATGTCATGCCCATCCACTGCTATTTTATTGAAAATTAAGAGTAATGAGAATCTCCTTTTTCgctcagtttgccatcttcttccaCCTTGCCATTTTCTCCATCCCCTAAAAACGAGAGGATTAGACATTATTGCTACCTGTAGTTGGTGATTTGGATAGCTAGACATACTGTGTGTGAATAAGCAAATACCAAAACATATATGTTTTGTATAAATTGTAATTGCTAATCCGTTTACTAAAAAGTATGTGTGTATGATAGAACCATTATAACTTTAAATGGTTACACATCGAGCTTGTATCCAAATATACAATGGTGAACATGGGTCTACACGCAACTCTTATGAAcaataaaaactaaaaaaaatctcAAATAATATGTTAACAAACATGATTGTATGTTCTCACATGTGAAGTTCCGCACAGAATTGACGTCAGTGATATAAAAGGTGGAAAACATGTTCATGAAAATGGTGGAACTATACTGTCATTCGCAATTTGTACGGATGAGATTTTAAGCGGGTAAATTCATGACATTTGCCATTCCAATCCACATTGTCAATTGAAACTAGCTTGTCGATTGGTCGTGCACTTTTACAAAACTATACGTACTTGCTTGGCTTTGAAACCATGAATAAATGTATGCTGAAAGAAATTGATAAAGTGAATAAAATGTGTGATGATCTAATTAAACTCGTTAGagctggccgattctggcccgtcagTAGTGGTAGTGGCGATGAAAGTACGTGTACCTTTCTTGCTTCAACGGCCACTCCATTGTCTTCAATGGAGACAATGACGAAACCCAAGGGATTCAGCACCTCCTCATAGCTGCATAAAATAGTGAACATGTTTGCCATATAAAATAAATCAAATAGTGAATATAGAAATAATAAATCAGTGAAACAAACGACATCATGTTGAGGAAACAAATAACCAATCAAAAAAATAGTAatacttatgcatgcatgcattactcGAGCACAGTGGCGTTGAATGGTGGCCCGGACTCCTGGCCTTCAACCTGGCATGCATGCATGAAGTCATGAGCCCATAAACATATTAACTGATCACATATACAGCTCTGTTGGATTCTCTACAAAGCATCCAATCgaagttttcaaaaaaaaaatattaGTATATCTACGTATTTTAAGAAAATAACACCATTAAATTTTTATCTGAAGTACTTTTAAAATTAGAAATGTGTTTGGCTCCCGGGCTCCATGGTGCTCAGATTTTGAAAATTTCATAAATCTATTTTTTTATGATTTAGAAAATGCTGAAAAACAATTATACACATACACATAGATTTATACTACTTGTCTATAAAGTTTCATAATGGTGGATAGATGGATTCACGCCATTCTGAAACCGAAATACAGACAGACCAAAAAAAAGACCAAAATAAATACTCCACCACCGGCCTACTTACTAGCATGTATTAAGCAAATAGCTTGTATGGTAGTTGTTAAAGAAAATATCAAAATAAATTTTTATGAGAGCTACACAAAAATAACAAAACCATGTATCTTTAACACATATAATATTCACTATAGAAGTGCATGATTTTTCTTTTGTATAGCTCACATCAAAACGTATTTAAaaatgaaattttacacacatatatTATGCATCTATAAGtacttttatttattttcagatttttctaaaacataaaaaataacttttgaatttttgaaaattttgaaaattttgggcTCCATGGAGCCCGAAGCCGAAATCCTCTCTTTTAGAGCATTGTTTTTAATACCTTTGTACTAATTAACATATACATATAAAAGGTGACGATCAAAGACACATGTATATATCCACCCCCTTATGATAAACTACTAGGTGTATTTTTTTAAAGCAAATTTAAGGTGTATTTTGATTGATTAAGACAAAGGTTGACCAACGATTTTTAGTATATGCATGTTATGTCAAATAGAATATTGTATTCATAGTATTATATCTCATAAAAAAGAATTATATTTGTAACTCTCACATAAACAATGTATAGAAGTGGTAGTACTGTATTTTTCTATGAAGCCCTTGTCTTAACCGATCAAAATCTCCTTAATAACATTGTGCAGTGTACTACTTTAGTAGAATCTTCTATATCTAAGTAGCTAGCCCCACtaactatttctctcaacatgcaaacatgccaCATCATGGGACTACATGCATGAGAAAAGGCCCATCCCCACTATCATATGTCTCTCAACATGCAACCAAGTCACTTCATcatgacatgcatgaaaaaaaaaggACCCGTCTCAACAAGGAAACATACATGAGAATTTTCATTCTATTATGCTATATATATTTAGTAGACATTTTACCACTATATAGTAATCAAACATAATAAATTATATGTATTTTCAGTTTTAGGTTTTTATATTATTGcttcaaatattcatgtttcatacaACGAATCACAATGGAACATGTTGCAAAATATTCCTGCAACGTGGTTAATTAGCATAGTTACCAGGTACATGAGGGTGATGAGTTCTCCATCTGGTCGGAGTAGGTCGTACATTCTCCTTGCCCATGCTGATCTCAAGGATGGATCAATAGCACAGAAGAATCTGAACACGCAATTAAACGAGCAACACATCATCGTCATATAAGTATATACGGAGGCAAATTAACTACATATATAGTTCACAGACTTGCTCGAACTTGGTTAATTAGCATACGTACGTGTAGTCGAAGATGAGATGGAATGGCTTGGGTGGCTCCCAGGTGAAGAAATCGGCGTTGACGAAGGCGATGAAGTTCCCGTCCGGCGATATCGACGACCACTGAAATCATCCGTGCAAGTTATGGTGTTATTAATTAATGTTGTAATATATCACAAGTAGCGATACACACAGTGGCTGAATCACAACTTCTCATATATCATACTCTCTTCGTTCCATAatatagtgcatatagattttCTGAAAAGTCAATTTTTACAAACTTTGACAAAATTTGtagagaaaactatttatatctacaataccaaatatataaaatatgaaactacataTTATGATGCTTCTAATGATATAGGATTggcattctagatgtaaatgtttttctccacaaacTTTATCAAAGGTTGTAAGGTTTGACTTTTTTAAAAAATTTATATGCACTAAATTATGGAACGGAAGAAGTATCATACTATCATAAGTGGCGAAGATGAATAAATCTGGCCATTTTCTGAAACTTTAACACAAAATAAACCCAATCTAATTTGTTTATTTTCACAAAATGGCCTATTTGCATGACGCCCGGAGGTAAGCCAGGGCATGAAACGCTCCAACCCCAGACGTCATGTAAAAGTGGGCCATTTCGTGAATTTGTTTTGAATTGGGTTCATTTTGTGTTAAAGTTTCAAAAAAGTCAGATTTGTCCATTTTTACTCGGAAATGCGTGATCCACCTGTCTGGCCTTTTGGATGGCGGCGTCGCAGACGTCGAGGCCGACGACAAAGCGTCCGGCGCCGGACAGAGCTACCGCGTCGTACCCCTGCATTTTTTGTGCAGGTTAGTTATGATAGCTCTAGTTTCAGGCCACGGAGAGCAAAGAAGATGATGCTCATGCGACCGGGGTCCATCCATGCACGAGCAGACGTACGTACCCCGCCGCATCCCGGGACGAGGACGGTGGCGGTGGTGCCGCCGCCGCCGGGGAGGGTGCCGGACTTGACGAGCTCGACGACGGCCGGGGTGGGCTCGCCGAGGTCCCACGGCGTCAGGCCTTCTTCCCAGCACCTGGTCCACCCatctgcacgcacgcacgcacgcacgcatgtgATCATACCATACAGATATATCCATCAGTGCCCCCATGCACGTAGTACGTACCTGAAGATTCGGTCCCGTCGATGAGCTGCCGCACGCGAACCACCGCCGGGTTGGAGCCGTCGAGTAGGACTGTGGCCATGGAGTACGCCGACTGATATGGTTGCTGTTGCCTGTGAATTGCCGACCCCCACCCCTTCAGTTGCAACTATATATACTCAAAAACGTACTGCTGGCCCTCACTAATTTAACTGCTACTCCGTACTATATGTACTTCTTACTATATATTGTAGTACTGTGTTGTAATGAGATGCTAATCATCTCGAGATCCATGATTGGCGAATCAATTAGTACCAAGTGTAGAATGATTAATGATTAATGACGCTGAACCCACGTTGGCTCCTGGCGAGCTTTCGAGTTTCGAGTACTTTGAGCACCGTcgtatatacatatatattatgTATGAAAACCATGGGCTGCGCCGCGGATTTGCATGTGTACATGTATATGTATGCATGCACGTCAGTGTCTAGGCCGTGTCTCAGTCCGAGCGTGGCTGATCATCCTCTCGGACCTTGCCTTGGTAAGCGATTACCACACCAACTAGCTAATCAAACGCTCCTCGGGCGGGTTTTTTTTTGCGAGGGGAAGGGGGATTTTATTTATTAAGGAGGAGAGTCTACCATACACAGACATACAATTTCATTCGTCCCCGGCCCAAACCACACCGCGATGCGAGGCACACATCTACCGTAGGCAGCAAGGCCATGAGCAACCTTGTTATGTGAGTGACAAATGTGAGCCGACACTATCTCCCTCATGCTCTCAGCGATCATTCCTTTGATGTCCTGTACCAGTGCCGTATACTTCAAGCGATTTTGCATGGGACTCTTGGTCATCATTACCGCCTCTGCACAGTCCAGCTCAACAACAACGAAGGGGAGTTGGGTTCTGTGCAGCGCGAGCTCGACGCCTTCTCTGCACGCCAAGAGCTCTGCCTCCAAGCCATTATCACATGTAAAAGTCTTCCTGCATGCAGTGTAAATTATAGCGCCGGTGTAGGCGGCCATGCCCAGCTACTCCTGCGTGCCATTTTAAAGGTTTTGATATATCatgtgatatactccctccgttcctagatatagatctttttagagattttaatatgccTAGATAtagatctttttagagattttaatatggaatgcatacggatgtatatagacatattttagagtgtaaatccACTCACTTTGCTTCGtatatatgtagttcatattgaaatctctaaaaagacttatatgtaGGGACGGGGGATTATACCTTAAAATTCCCTCCCTTTCCCTAGAGATATGAACGCTTGTTTTTCGTTAGCTAGATAAAAGGCAAATAACTATCTAGGTCCACCATGGGGCAGATTTTGCAATAAGCAAATTGTGCAACTGCGCCAACAGGGCAACACATCAACTTTCATACGAACAGTTAGGTCTGAAATAATGATTTCATGAGTTCACCTTAAAAGCACATGTTTTTTAACACATACTCcctatgttcctaaatatttgtctttttagagatttcaaatggactaccacatacggatgtatatagacatattttagagtgtagattcactcatcttgctctgtatgtagtcacacttgttgaaatctctaaaaagacaaatatttaggaacggagggagtacataccgtTTACAACCAAGGGCAATATCATCCATGTAAACATATTTCATAGCATCTTTCTCTATATTTATTAGGAGAAGTTACATTATCATACCTCCACGACTGAACCTCTGAATATTTTCTGGTGATAAAAAGGGGGCTAAAATGGCTATTTACATTCCAAAAACAAAACCATTCGAGTAGCATGGTATGTATAGCGCACTATTGTTCTCCTCAATTGGCTGCCTGAAAGGATTTACCTGTATCTGGATGAGAAATGACAGATGATGAAGGTGTTAGTTTGATTGACGCTCCATAATTCAACAACAAAAGAGATAACAAAAGACAGAGCATATACAAGACATACAGGGAGTCCCAGGGGTTGACCAGTTATGGAGCTTATGCAGCAAGAAGCCAGATGAGCAGCTTCTTCGCAAAAGTCCGTAAAGATTGCAGGAACTCCAATCCCCCTAATCATTTCCTTGAAACGAAATAGAATACAAATGATAATTAGCACCAACTGTTTTAAATAAAAAAAAGGCTCTTAAAAATATAGCTGAGGCAGTGTAAATGTGCAATTACTATGAAATGCCAAAACATGCTTCCATGACTCATGTAGCTGATGAAGATAGCTTGTATTACAGAAACAAGAGATATTAATTGACTGCATGCATTTTTACTCAAAAAATTAAAGTTATAACTTAATTGACAAAAGGAGGGAGGATACACCGGCAGAGGATCAAACAGTTGAAGTCATAAATGCATGCTACAGCACGAAAATAACTTGTTTATTATGCATTCAATACTTACAATAGTTGGCATCCAACTAGGATAAGCAGCTACACCCGCATTTGGGGCAAGTATAAGATGAGGATTTGAATCCTACCAAGAAACAAATTATTAGTAGGGGGAAGTCAGCCATACATGAAAATACTTGACTGTGAAGCTGACAGGGAACTTCACATTTTTAAATAAGTCAAGAGTTACTGTTGAGAGAACCTTTACTATATCACCATATCTCTCATGATAGAGTCCTTTCCATATTCTCAGTGTCACTGCACTGCAATTCAAGTTCTCAGAGGCAATAGAAGATCTACAATGGCAACTCTCACCGGAACAATTTGGATAGCTGGAAATATTTACAACTTCACCATCCCTGTAAGCAGCCATCATATCAAAATCACAAAAAAGAGCAGGAACTCCAAACCAATTATCCTAATCAGTATTTGGAAATAACTGTATATGTAATACCTGTTGAAAATAAGGCCTACCACTAAAATAATTCCAAAAACAGGCAACATACTGAACATCAATGTTAGGTCTACAAGATTTCTACCACTATCAAATATATGAAGGCTAGTACTGCGTGTATCATCGATTTAAAACTTGGATAGACTAAACTCGATATGAGTCAACCGGGAATTTGATCACACATGAAATAACAAATCACAACATGTACTTGCAATGCAACAGATGGAGTCGGACATGCTTTTGTACATAGACAGAGGAGAGGTCGCGGCAATCGGGCACATGCAAAGGAGAGGCGACAACAATCGGAGACCTGAGTAGTTGTGTGGAGCACAGCACTGCCCAGAATCCTTATCACATGGCACCCATTTTAGGTCCTAGTTTTTGCCATTCACATGCTGGCACACTTAACTTGGCCAAACAGAATTCAGAGAACACATGTGAGATGTATTCTCCTCCTCTATTCGACCTTAGGCATTTGATTTTCTTATCTAGTTGGTTCTCTACCTCAACCTTACTGATCTTAAAGCAATTTAATGCCTCATCTTCTGCTGTAAGTTAAAACATGTAACACCATCTTCTATGGACGTCATCATACTATTTGATTGTATTAGTCAATATTGCATTCATTCGACATATGTCTAAATGGTTAAATCTAAAGGTGAAAGATTGTTCTCCCATACAGCCATGAATAGATTTCGAGGTTGGCTTGCACACAAGCAAGACAGTTAGATCCTCTGACTATGGAAAAAATCAGAACTGAATCAAGTTTGCACAAATGAATAATGCGATCAAAATTAATGCGACATAAACAAGAATTCTGAACATGACACCCCCTAAA is drawn from Triticum dicoccoides isolate Atlit2015 ecotype Zavitan chromosome 4A, WEW_v2.0, whole genome shotgun sequence and contains these coding sequences:
- the LOC119289420 gene encoding probable thiocyanate methyltransferase 2, encoding MATVLLDGSNPAVVRVRQLIDGTESSDGWTRCWEEGLTPWDLGEPTPAVVELVKSGTLPGGGGTTATVLVPGCGGGYDAVALSGAGRFVVGLDVCDAAIQKARQWSSISPDGNFIAFVNADFFTWEPPKPFHLIFDYTFFCAIDPSLRSAWARRMYDLLRPDGELITLMYLVEGQESGPPFNATVLDYEEVLNPLGFVIVSIEDNGVAVEARKGMEKMARWKKMAN